The following DNA comes from Kitasatospora viridis.
CCCTCGCTCGGGCGGGCCACCTCGCCGTCCCGCGACGAGCGGGGCGCGGGCCGGTCCTGGTCTGGTGGCACAGCGGAGCTCCGGACCTTCCGGGCCGTGCCCGTTACGGGGAGGGCAAGCGTCTCCGCTACCGCCGGCTGCTGCCCCCGGTCGTTCCGGCCGGCAGCACTGCTGTGCTGATGCACCTCCGCGAGTGCCGACCTGGACTGACCGCTTGAGCGCGGGTCAGGGCAGTTCGGATTCGAGGCGGTGTTGCAGCTCGCCGAGGGTCGCGCGGGCGAGCTCAAGCCGTGATTTTCGTCCCCGCCACGCATGACTTCGACGAGGTGTCCCGGCTCGCGGACAGCTGCGCCGACCGCTTGAGCCCGCCTTCGTCTGATGCACCTTCAGACGTCTGAGGGTGCATCGATCATCATCCGGGCCGCCCGCTGCTCGCCGGGAGACGCCCTTGCCACGAGCCGTCGAGCGTCCCGGCGGATCCGGTAGCTGGTGCAGGCGGTGCGGCACGCGCAACTGCCCTGGCAGCGAGGTGCGTCCAGTTGCCGTCAACAGCGTGATCGGTGCTGTTGTTGGTGGTTTCCGGGCGGGGCTAGGCTGGTGATCCCGGACTCCGTGAGTGAGCAAGCCGTGACGAAACAGGATGGGCGCCTTCCAGGGAGCCGGCCGACCCAGTGGGGCGGCGGCGAAACGGGCACGGCGGTGGCGATCGTCGACGTCCACGGGTGCGTGACAGGCTGGAACGCCGATGCCGAGCGGCTCCTGGGCTACCCCGCCGACGAGGTCGTGGGCCGGCCCGCGGCGGACCTGCTGATCGAGCCCGTCACCGGCGACGACGTACGAAGCGCCGTGGCCGGGGCCCCGGAACGGTGGAGCGGCCCGCTCGCCCTGCGGCACCGCGACGGGCGGCGCGTGGAGGTGACCGTGATCGCGCACCACAGCCGCGCGGAGGGGAACGGGCCGGACGGCTGGCGTGTCCTGTGCGCCCTGACGGGCTCGGAACCCCGGCCCGGGGACGAGGACCTCGCGCGGTGGGCCTTCGAGCAGGCGCCGCACTGCTCGGTCTCGCTGTACGACGCGCAGCTCCGGTACCGCCGCTCCAACCAGGCCATGGTTCCCGTCGTCGGCCTGCCGGACAGCGCGCTGCGCGGCCTGGGCATCCTCGACATCACCACCCAGCCGCAGTCCGCCAAGCTCGCCGACGGACTGCGCCGCGCGCTGGAAAGCGGCGAGCCGGTGCACCTGGAGAGCTTCCAGCGCACCGGGGGCGAGCGGCGGATCCACGCCTGGTCCGTCGACTTCGCGCCCCTGAAGGACCCCGACGACCCCGACGGCACGGTGCACGGTGTCGCCCTGGTCGCCCACGACATGACCGAGCAGTTCTGGGCGCGCAAGCGCCTGCTGCTGCTCAACGAGGCCGGCAGCCGGATCGGCAGCACGCTGGATCTCAGCCGGACCGCGCGCGAGCTGTTGGAGGTGACGGTCCCCGAGTTCGCGGACTTCGCCAGCGTCGACCTGCTCACCGCCCTCGAAGCCGACATCGAACCGAGCGCCGGGGAGCTCGCCGGCGGTGTGATGCTCCGGCGGATCGCGCACCGCTTCGCCCCGGGCACGCGGCTGCCGACCGTGCTGGAGCTCGGCACCACCGACAGCTATCCGGAGTTCACACCGCCGGCGCGCGCGCTCGCGACGGGCGCCGGAGTGCTCTGCAACGCCGAGGACCCCGAGTTCGTCCACTGGATGGCGGTGGACCGGCGCCGCGCCGCGATCATCCGGGACCAGGGCTACCACTCGATGGTGGCGGTGCCGTTGCGCGCCCGCGGGGTGACGCTCGGCGTCGCCGTGTTCTACCGCCGCAGCCGCGCCGACCGCATGGAGCGGTTCGGCCAGGACGACCTCCTGCTGGCCGAGGAACTGGCCGCCAGGGCCGCCGTCGCGATCGACAACGCCCGCAGGTACACCCGTGAGCGGGAGACCGCGCTCTCCCTGCAGCACAGCCTGCTGCCGCAGCGCATGCCGGAGCAGGCGGCGATGGAAGCGGCCTCCAGGTACGTCCCGGCGTCGACGCGCTCCGGGATCGGCGGCGACTGGTTCGACCTGATCCCGCTCTCCGGCGCCCGCATCGCCCTGGTCGTCGGCGACGTCGTGGGCCACGGCATCCGCGCCACCGCGACCATGGGCCGGCTGCGCACCGCCGTGCGCACCCTCTCGGACGTGGACCTGCCGCCGGACGAGCTGCTGACCAGCCTGGACGACCTCGTGGTGCGGCTGTCGGAGGAGGCCGGGGCAGCGGGGGAGGTCGGCGAGATAGGGGCCACCTGCTGCTACGCCATCTACGATCCGGTGTCCCGGACGTGCACGATGGCCAGCGCCGGGCATCCGCCGCCGGTGATCCTGCCGCCGGCGGGCACGCCAGAGGCAGCCCGGGTGTCGATCGGCCCGCCGCTCGGCGTCGGCGGCGGGCTGCCCTTCGAGGCGACCGAGGTGAAGCTGGCCGAAGGCAGCCTGGTCGCGATGTTCTCCAACGGTCTGGTCGAGACCCGCGAGCGCGACGTCGACGAGGGCTACCAGCGGCTGTGCCAGGTGCTCGCACGCACCGGTCCCTCGCTGGAAGACGCCTGCGACGCCGTCCTCGACGACCTGGTGGCGGGGCGCCCCCGCGACGACGTCGCCCTGGTCATCGCGCGCACCCGCGCCCTGGACGACGACCGCGTCGTCACCTGGGAGATCCCGTCCCACCCGTCCGCGGTGGCGACCGCCCGCAAGGCGGCCTCGCAACGGCTGTCCGAGTGGGGCGTGGGCGAGCAGCTCTACGCGGCCGAACTGATCATCAGTGAACTGGTGACCAATGCGATCCGCTACGCGGCCCCGCCGATCACCCTGCGCCTGATCCGCGACCAGGTCCTGATCTGCGAGGTCTCGGACGCCAGCAGCACCGCCCCGCACCTGCGCCGCGCCCGTGACTGGGAGGAGGGCGGCCGCGGCCTGCTGCTCGTCGCCCAGATGGCACACCGCTGGGGGGCCCGGCACAGCCTGACCGGCAAGACGATCTGGGCGGAGATGCCGCTCCTCCCGTGAAGGGCCTCCCTGACTGGTCGTCAGCACCGCCGGCGTCACGCTGAAGAGTGAACTGTCCCGAAGCGGCTCGAATCCGTGGACGGGAGCGCTACGTTGGTGTCCCGTCACAGACCAATGAGGAGAACCGGCGGCGTGACCAGCGAGCAGGATGCCATCAACACGGCCGTGGACGCCGTCATCTCCGCAGTGCGGGTCGGTGACACCGCGGGTCTGTACGAGGCCGTGATGCCACCGGCCGGCGAGCGGACGCCGCCCGACGAGGCCGCCCAGTGGTTCGCCCTGCTCCTGATCCACGTGGCGCTCGCCGCCTCCGCGGCCTGCGAGTTGGAACGGGGCTGTTCCCGGGAAGCCCTCTCGCGGTGGGTCGAGGATGTGCTGGGCCCGCCGCTCACCCCCGCGTTGATCCGTAGTGCGGACCCCGCCCGCATCGACCACGTCGCGGCCGCGACCGCCGCGGCCGACCACGCCCGGTACGTCGAGTACACCGTCGAGCTGATGCGGGTGGGCCTCTCCGCACCGGGCGACGACGTGGACCCGCGGATCGTCGAAGCCCACCAGGCGGCGACGAACGACAAGACGGCCCGGATCAACGTGATCGCGCTGCTCGGCCGCCTCGCCGCCGTGCCCTCCCGGCAGGGGTGAGCCCGGCGGCACCTTCGCGGTCGGCGGTCGGATCTCGATCTTCACAGCAGCGTCTGGGCCAGGTTGTCGGTCACCCGCTGGAGCACCGAGACCGCAGCGGCGTACTCCTCCTCCGTGATGTCGCCGAGGAACTCCGCACGCACCCGGGCCATGTGGTCCTTCGCCGTCGCCAGGCCCTCGCGGCCCTGCTCCGTGAGGGTCAGCCGGCCGTCCGTCCCGATGCTGAGCCAGCCCCGGTGTACGAGGGCGTCGGCGGCGTGGACGATCACCTCGGTGTCCATGCCGTAGGGCACGGCCACGGCGCGAACCTCCTCCCTGGTGAGCCCGTGCTCGGCGCGGACGATGTTGTTGAGCGCCCACCACTGCGGCTGGGTCACGTCGATGCGTGCCAGGGCGGCTTGCGAGTGCCGCAGGATCGCCTCGGTGGCGCCCCAGGCGACCAGGGCGATGGGCGGCTGGGAGGGGGTGGCGGTGCGGTTCTGCGGGGTGCTTACGGTCGTCATGATCGGCAGGCTAGAAGCTCAAGTGCGGTTGAGGTCAAGGTCGTGGCGCTGCCGCCACGAAGCCGTTGTGGCGGGTGTGAGCCCTGCGGCAAGGACGGCCCCTGGTACGTACTCCGGCTCATCGACGGTGCTGCGGACCCCGGTGGTTTCGCACTGGGTCCGGGCTCCTCCCGGATGGGGTCACCGGCGTTGGTTGAGGGTGTCGCCGAAGGTCACGTCCAGCTCCGCGATCAGGGATAGGTCGCAGACGTCGAACTCGACGGATTCCAGGCGGACTTTGGCGAGCAGGACACGATCGGCCCGCAGTCCGCCGATGCGGCCGGTGATGAGGCTGGTGTCGGACAGGTCCAGGTCGCGCAGATCGGCGTCGGCGTAATGGAAGTCCTGGACGATGCCCCGGGCGGAGTCCAGGGAGGTGACGTTGGACAGGTAGAGGCCGGGCTCGTTCAGGGTGGGAAGCGTGACGGTGACGCGGCCGACGGTGAGGCTGTCCATGGGGTGGGGCTCCGCTCTGTCGGGCCGGGGCGGGCCTGGGCGCTTCAGCTGGCGCGGCGTCATGTCCCCTGCACGTGGGGAGAAGAGCGCGCAGAAAGCGAGTACGGCCCTTGTCCGCACCCTACTGCCACGACAGGATTCCGATCTGCACCGAGACTCCACAGATCCTCGAAGTCGTGGCTCCCCGGACCGAGGAGCCACAGTCCCCGGAAGGGCCTCATCATGACCGTCCTCAAGCGCGCGCTCGGCACCACCCTTGCCGCCGGCGCCCTCCTGCTGACCGTCGGCGCACTGCCGGCCAGCGCTCAGGCTGCCGTCACCGGGCAGGCGGTTTTCGTCGGCAATGCTTTCAGTGGCAGCCCCTACCTCTCGAACAGCAGCGCCTACAACAGTGCCCACGCCCAGGCCATGGCGGCGGGCTACACCGATGCCCAGTGCTCGCTGACCAAGGCGCCGATCGCCTACCGGATCACTCCGACCCTCTGGCAGTCCAGCGCGCAGATCACCTGCAACGCCTGACGAATCGACGCCTGACGAACGACTGCCGAGTGCGTGCCATGGTCCGCAGACCGTGGCACGCACTCGCTCAACGGTTCAGCGCGCGCCGAGCAGGTGCTCCAGCGCCAGCTGGTCGAGCTGCTCGAAGGCCATGCCGCGGGCGGCCGCCGCGTCGACGTCGAACTCCTCGAAGGCCGCGCGGTCGGCGAGCAGGCCGGCCAGGCCGTCCTCCGCCGTGCGGGCGGCGAGTTCGGGCAGGCGCGAGGCGGCGAGGGCGGCCTGGACGTCGGGGTCGGCGCGGAAGGCGAGGGCGCGCTCGCGCAGGAGGAGGTAGTTGCGCATGCAGCCGGCGGCGGAGGCCCAGACGCCGTCGAAGTCCTCGGTGCGCGGGGGCTTGAAGTCGAAGTGCTTGGGGCCCTGGTAGCCGGCCGACTCCAGGAGGTCGACCAGCCAGAAGGCCTGGCGCAGGTCGCCGGCGCCGAAGCGGAAGTCCTGGTCGTACTTGATGCCGGACTGGCCGTTGAGGTCGATGTGGAAGAGCTTGCCGTGCCACAGGGCCTGGGCGATGCCGTGCGGGAAGTTGAGCCCGGCCATCTGCTCGTGGCCGACCTCGGGGTTGACGCCGACCCGGTCGGAGTACTCCAGCTCGTTGATGAAGGCCAGGGCGTGGCCGACGGTCGGGAGCAGGATGTCGCCGCGGGGCTCGTTGGGCTTGGGCTCGATGGCGAAGCGCAGGTCGTAGCCCTGCTGCTCGACATACTCGCCGAGCAGGTCGAAGGCCTCCTTCAGCCGGTCGAGCGCGGTGCGAACGTCCTTGGCGGCGCCGGACTCGGCGCCCTCGCGGCCGCCCCAGGCGACGTAGACCGAGGCGCCGAGCTCGGCGGCCAGGTCGATGTTGCGGATGGTCTTGCGCAGCGCGTAGCGGCGCACGTCGCGGTCGTTGGCGGTGAACGCGCCGTCCTTGAAGACGGGGTGGGTGAAGAGGTTGGTGGTGGCCATCGGGACCCGCAGGCCGGCGGTGTCCAGGGCGGCGCGGAACCGCTTGACGGTCTGCTCGCGCTCGGCGTCCGAGGAGCCGAACGGGATCAGGTCGTCATCGTGGAAGGTGACGCCGTAGGCGCCGAGCGCGGCGAGCCGCTGGACGGTCTCGACCGGGTCGAGGGCCGGCCGGGTGGCGTCGCCGAAGGGGTCCCGGCCCTGCCAGCCGACGGTCCACAGGCCGAAGGTGAACTTGTCGGCCGGGGTGGGAACGAGGGGGTCGCTGGTCACTGCTGGCTCCGATCACTGCGCACTACCGGGAAACTTCCGCCCGCAAACGTGTTTGTCAGGGCGAAAAACAAATTAGTATGCCGAGGCGTCGGAAGGAAGCCCCCAGATGGAGGAACGCATGGCAGCCCAGCGAGTTGTGATCGGTGTCGACAGCTCCACCCAGTCGACCAAGGCCCTCGCCGTCGACCTCGCGACCGGGACGGTGCTCGGCCAGGGGCGCGCCGCGCACACCGTCAGCGAGGGCGCCGGGCGGGAGAGCGACCCCGAGCAGTGGTGGCGGGCGCTCGGCGAGGCGGTGGCCGCGACCGGCTGGGCGGACCGGGCGGTCGCCGTGTCGGTGGCCGGCCAGCAGCACGGGCTGGTCACCCTCGACGCGGCCGGCCGGCCGGTGCGCCCGGCCCTGCTCTGGAACGACGTGCGGTCCGCGCCGCAGGCCGCGCGGCTGCGGGACGGGTTCGGCCGGGAGGAGATCGCCCGGCGCACCGGCAGCGTCCCGACCGCCGCCTTCACCGCCGCCAAGTGGGCCTGGCTGCGGGAGCACGAGCCCGCCGCCGCCGACCGGGTCGCCGCCGTCCGGCTGCCGCACGACTTCCTGACGGAGCGTCTGACCGGCGAGCCGGCCACCGACCGCGGGGACGCCTCGGGAACCGGCTGGTGGGGGCCGGACGGCTACGACCGGGAGATCCTCGACCGGATCGGCCTCGACCCCGCCCTCCTGCCGCCGGTCCTCGCACCGGGCACGGGGGTCGGCTTCGTCGGCCCCGACCTGCCGCTGCGGCAGGGAACGCTGGTCGCCACCGGGACCGGCGACAACATGGCCGCCGCGCTCGGACTCGGCCTGACG
Coding sequences within:
- a CDS encoding SpoIIE family protein phosphatase, coding for MTKQDGRLPGSRPTQWGGGETGTAVAIVDVHGCVTGWNADAERLLGYPADEVVGRPAADLLIEPVTGDDVRSAVAGAPERWSGPLALRHRDGRRVEVTVIAHHSRAEGNGPDGWRVLCALTGSEPRPGDEDLARWAFEQAPHCSVSLYDAQLRYRRSNQAMVPVVGLPDSALRGLGILDITTQPQSAKLADGLRRALESGEPVHLESFQRTGGERRIHAWSVDFAPLKDPDDPDGTVHGVALVAHDMTEQFWARKRLLLLNEAGSRIGSTLDLSRTARELLEVTVPEFADFASVDLLTALEADIEPSAGELAGGVMLRRIAHRFAPGTRLPTVLELGTTDSYPEFTPPARALATGAGVLCNAEDPEFVHWMAVDRRRAAIIRDQGYHSMVAVPLRARGVTLGVAVFYRRSRADRMERFGQDDLLLAEELAARAAVAIDNARRYTRERETALSLQHSLLPQRMPEQAAMEAASRYVPASTRSGIGGDWFDLIPLSGARIALVVGDVVGHGIRATATMGRLRTAVRTLSDVDLPPDELLTSLDDLVVRLSEEAGAAGEVGEIGATCCYAIYDPVSRTCTMASAGHPPPVILPPAGTPEAARVSIGPPLGVGGGLPFEATEVKLAEGSLVAMFSNGLVETRERDVDEGYQRLCQVLARTGPSLEDACDAVLDDLVAGRPRDDVALVIARTRALDDDRVVTWEIPSHPSAVATARKAASQRLSEWGVGEQLYAAELIISELVTNAIRYAAPPITLRLIRDQVLICEVSDASSTAPHLRRARDWEEGGRGLLLVAQMAHRWGARHSLTGKTIWAEMPLLP
- a CDS encoding MarR family winged helix-turn-helix transcriptional regulator, whose protein sequence is MTTVSTPQNRTATPSQPPIALVAWGATEAILRHSQAALARIDVTQPQWWALNNIVRAEHGLTREEVRAVAVPYGMDTEVIVHAADALVHRGWLSIGTDGRLTLTEQGREGLATAKDHMARVRAEFLGDITEEEYAAAVSVLQRVTDNLAQTLL
- the xylA gene encoding xylose isomerase gives rise to the protein MTSDPLVPTPADKFTFGLWTVGWQGRDPFGDATRPALDPVETVQRLAALGAYGVTFHDDDLIPFGSSDAEREQTVKRFRAALDTAGLRVPMATTNLFTHPVFKDGAFTANDRDVRRYALRKTIRNIDLAAELGASVYVAWGGREGAESGAAKDVRTALDRLKEAFDLLGEYVEQQGYDLRFAIEPKPNEPRGDILLPTVGHALAFINELEYSDRVGVNPEVGHEQMAGLNFPHGIAQALWHGKLFHIDLNGQSGIKYDQDFRFGAGDLRQAFWLVDLLESAGYQGPKHFDFKPPRTEDFDGVWASAAGCMRNYLLLRERALAFRADPDVQAALAASRLPELAARTAEDGLAGLLADRAAFEEFDVDAAAARGMAFEQLDQLALEHLLGAR
- the xylB gene encoding xylulokinase, whose protein sequence is MAAQRVVIGVDSSTQSTKALAVDLATGTVLGQGRAAHTVSEGAGRESDPEQWWRALGEAVAATGWADRAVAVSVAGQQHGLVTLDAAGRPVRPALLWNDVRSAPQAARLRDGFGREEIARRTGSVPTAAFTAAKWAWLREHEPAAADRVAAVRLPHDFLTERLTGEPATDRGDASGTGWWGPDGYDREILDRIGLDPALLPPVLAPGTGVGFVGPDLPLRQGTLVATGTGDNMAAALGLGLTPGQPVLSLGTSGTVYAVGRKRPTDPSGTVAGFADALGGWLPLACTLNCTLAVDRFAALLGRDREEVEEGGTAVVLPYLDGERTPDLPGASGLVHGLRHDTTPGQLLQAAYDGAAHALLTALEDVLGAGGESPDQDVPLLLIGGGARGRAWQRTVLRLSGRAVQVPAAAELVALGAAAQAAALVTGEPADAVACRWRTAEGLLLEPVARDDEALERITVTLRRAGALQGAPARDQ